A single region of the Arthrobacter sp. PAMC25564 genome encodes:
- a CDS encoding DNA-3-methyladenine glycosylase I — MTPAANGTVIGDDGFARPVWAAVDPMLREYYDTEWGLPVRDEQGLYERISLEAFQAGLSWATILRKRPAFRAAFHDFQPDIVAAYTEDDVQRLLQDAGIVRNRLKIRAAITNAQATIALRSDGGLVDFVWQFKPDTTPEPTALDHIPTTSAESIALSKALRKRGFAFVGPTTMYALMEAIGMVDTHLLDSHRRGSSGIWPR, encoded by the coding sequence ATGACCCCGGCCGCCAACGGCACCGTGATCGGCGACGATGGATTCGCGCGGCCCGTGTGGGCCGCCGTAGACCCGATGCTGCGCGAGTACTACGACACCGAATGGGGCCTGCCGGTCCGTGATGAGCAGGGCCTGTACGAACGCATCAGCCTCGAGGCCTTCCAGGCCGGGCTCTCCTGGGCAACGATCCTCCGGAAGCGGCCGGCCTTCCGGGCTGCATTCCACGACTTCCAGCCCGACATCGTCGCCGCCTACACCGAGGATGATGTCCAGCGGCTGCTGCAGGACGCCGGAATAGTCCGGAACCGGCTCAAGATCCGCGCCGCCATCACGAACGCCCAGGCCACCATCGCGCTCCGGTCCGACGGCGGCCTGGTTGATTTCGTGTGGCAGTTCAAGCCGGACACCACTCCCGAGCCCACGGCCCTCGACCACATCCCGACCACCTCGGCGGAGTCGATCGCGCTGTCAAAGGCGCTGCGGAAGCGCGGGTTCGCCTTTGTCGGCCCCACCACCATGTATGCCCTCATGGAAGCCATCGGCATGGTCGACACGCACCTCTTGGACAGCCACCGGCGCGGCAGCTCCGGCATCTGGCCGCGCTGA
- a CDS encoding rhomboid family intramembrane serine protease, whose translation MSYGIPAAEPSAEIPVCPRHPDRPAYVRCQRCGRPACPDCQRAAAVGFQCVDCVNETKRMTPQARTVYGGTVATGKPLVTFLIIGLCALVYVLQWLIPNDGIYQEFAYAPAFTDIEPWRMLTSAFLHSQGFVLHIVLNMYMLWIFGQALEPLLGRVRFLAVYLLSAIGGSVGFLLLTPVYPVDGPVGVIGASGAIFGLFGAMMVVQNRRGGDTRQLWVLIAINGVIGFMVPGIAWQAHLGGLVTGALSAAVIAYSPRGRRQSLLQTGGLALVLVLLVAASAFRMATS comes from the coding sequence ATGAGCTACGGAATTCCGGCGGCCGAGCCGTCCGCGGAGATTCCGGTGTGCCCTCGGCACCCGGACCGGCCCGCCTATGTGCGCTGCCAGCGTTGCGGGCGCCCGGCCTGCCCGGACTGCCAGCGGGCGGCCGCCGTCGGATTCCAGTGTGTTGACTGCGTCAACGAAACAAAACGTATGACGCCGCAGGCCAGGACGGTTTACGGCGGCACGGTGGCCACCGGCAAGCCCCTGGTCACGTTCCTTATCATCGGGCTGTGCGCCCTGGTTTACGTCCTGCAGTGGCTGATCCCCAATGACGGGATCTACCAGGAGTTCGCCTACGCCCCCGCCTTCACGGACATCGAGCCCTGGCGGATGCTCACCTCGGCCTTCCTTCATTCGCAGGGCTTCGTTCTGCACATTGTGCTGAACATGTACATGCTGTGGATCTTCGGCCAGGCGCTGGAGCCGCTGCTGGGCCGGGTCCGATTCCTTGCCGTCTACCTCTTGTCCGCCATCGGCGGCTCGGTCGGCTTCCTGCTGCTGACGCCGGTTTATCCCGTGGACGGTCCGGTGGGAGTCATCGGGGCCTCCGGTGCAATCTTCGGCCTCTTCGGCGCCATGATGGTGGTACAAAACCGCCGCGGCGGCGACACGAGACAGCTGTGGGTACTGATCGCCATCAACGGTGTCATCGGCTTCATGGTCCCGGGGATTGCGTGGCAGGCCCATCTCGGCGGCCTGGTCACGGGAGCCCTGAGCGCGGCCGTCATCGCCTACTCGCCCCGCGGCCGCCGGCAAAGCCTGCTGCAGACCGGCGGCCTGGCCCTTGTCCTCGTGCTGCTGGTTGCCGCATCGGCCTTCCGCATGGCCACGTCCTAG
- a CDS encoding peptidylprolyl isomerase produces the protein MTAIATAKATIHTSLGDIVVNLFGNHAPKTVENFVGLATGEKAWTHPETGEDKTGTPLYNGTIFHRIIKDFMIQAGDPLGRGVGGPGYKFDDEIHPELTFNEPYKLAMANAGIQMGRGTNGSQFFITTIPTGWLQGKHSIFGEVADEDSKKVVDAIEGVRTGMGDRPVEDVTINSIDVVKL, from the coding sequence ATGACTGCCATCGCAACTGCAAAAGCAACCATCCACACGAGCCTCGGCGACATCGTCGTCAACCTCTTCGGCAACCACGCTCCCAAGACCGTCGAAAACTTCGTCGGACTCGCCACCGGCGAGAAGGCCTGGACCCACCCCGAAACCGGCGAGGATAAGACCGGAACGCCGCTGTACAACGGCACCATCTTCCACCGCATCATCAAGGACTTCATGATCCAGGCCGGCGACCCGCTGGGCCGCGGTGTGGGCGGACCGGGCTACAAGTTCGACGACGAAATCCACCCGGAGCTGACCTTCAACGAGCCCTACAAGCTGGCCATGGCCAACGCCGGCATCCAGATGGGCCGCGGCACCAACGGATCCCAGTTCTTCATCACCACCATCCCCACCGGCTGGCTGCAGGGAAAGCACAGCATCTTCGGCGAGGTGGCGGACGAGGATTCCAAGAAGGTCGTTGACGCCATCGAGGGTGTCCGCACCGGCATGGGCGACCGTCCGGTCGAGGACGTCACCATCAACAGCATTGACGTCGTTAAGCTCTAA